TGCGGAGAGCGGGTCGTGCCGGGGTCTCTCCGCCGGGGGTGAAGTCTGGCGACGGCGAGCAGGGCAAGTGCCCTCAGTTTCAATCGGACAGCCTCACCACTCGACGGGTAATTCTTCGAGGCCGTCGATCAGAGCGCTTTTTGTCTGACGAGCCGAAGCCCCCTGCGCCAGGCGAATTTTCGGCAAGCGTTGCAGGATCCTTTCAAGGACAATGCGGATCTCCAACTGCGCGAGATTCGCACCGAGGCAATAATGTGGTCCGAATCCCAGCGAGAGGAAGTCGTTGGGGGTCCTGTCGACGCGGAATTGGTCAGGGTCTGTGAAGACCTCTTCATCGCGGTTGCCGGAAGCATAGACCAGAACGACGGAGTCTCCTTCCCGAATGGTCTTGCCCCCTAATTCGCTCTCTTCCATCGCGACCCGCCGCATGGCGCGCACCGGGGTGGTCCACCGAAGCACTTCGCCGGCGGCGGTCTGCCATAGATCAGGGTTCTCGAGGAGTCGCTCGCGTTCGCCAGGGTTCTCGAAGAGCGTGAGCATCCCCTGCGAAATCGCATTCCGGGTCGTTTCGTTGCCGGCGATCAGGAGGAACATCGCGAAATCCGTGACCTCGCTCGAGGCGAGCCGCTCATGGTTGTCTTCCCCGCGGAAATGAATCTCGCCTGCCGCATCAGCGACCAGCAGCCGACTGATGAGGTCGTCGGCCGGTTCGATTCGGCGGCGTTCGACCTCTTCGGCAAGCCATGCGTGAAACTCGCCCAAACAAGCATAGGTCTGCTCGGTTTGTTCCGGGGTCATCGGGCCGCCCGCGACGGCAACCGTTGCATCCGTCCAGCGCCTGAAGTCGTCGAGGCGA
This is a stretch of genomic DNA from Candidatus Binatia bacterium. It encodes these proteins:
- a CDS encoding cytochrome P450, with the protein product MTGILRETPMRQIGSLAALIVAIQSVSMNEPYDVMAPTHDRARRDAALAKLRREDPVHWDEKNEWWLITRHADLREVSREPARFSSEPKGAWHAFEAHFSMQAMDGEPHQRHRSLVNSAFTPRMVSGLGERARTFADDAIDALGNRDHGEFVRELAVPVPMRIIAEMLGVRDDRLDDFRRWTDATVAVAGGPMTPEQTEQTYACLGEFHAWLAEEVERRRIEPADDLISRLLVADAAGEIHFRGEDNHERLASSEVTDFAMFLLIAGNETTRNAISQGMLTLFENPGERERLLENPDLWQTAAGEVLRWTTPVRAMRRVAMEESELGGKTIREGDSVVLVYASGNRDEEVFTDPDQFRVDRTPNDFLSLGFGPHYCLGANLAQLEIRIVLERILQRLPKIRLAQGASARQTKSALIDGLEELPVEW